One window from the genome of Hydra vulgaris chromosome 02, alternate assembly HydraT2T_AEP encodes:
- the LOC124812281 gene encoding LYR motif-containing protein 2 has translation MGLTKDVLSLQQFMRRKEVLNLYRDFFKLIRCAPLNERKSLQQWIREDFKNSKHLTDDIDIKLQLSRGRLALREMAAAVNLPK, from the exons atGGGATTAACAAAAGATGTTTTATCATTGCAGCAG tttatgaggcgtaaagaagttttaaatttgtatagagatttttttaaactgattcGTTGTGCTCCTTTAAATGAACGCAAATCTCTTCAACAGTGGATTAGAGAAGATTTCAAAAATAGCAAGCATTTAACTGATGAT atagacaTTAAACTGCAACTGTCACGAGGTCGTCTTGCATTAAGAGAAATGGCAGCAGCTGTGaatttaccaaaataa
- the LOC100200408 gene encoding ER membrane protein complex subunit 2 — MSTDEILDLDVARQKMKKWRDDGYRNSDEIISLGECIILDHANKLGDELWLLYEQVCIAAFDCNRMDLALKCLRALDKQFPRSNRVLKLKAMRKEVLGQYNDAKQIYEVMLEDDPANLSIRKRLIALTKIKNDPEETISALNAYLKDFMADQEAWMELSELYIKQQEFSKAAFCMEEVMLSHPHNHLYHQRYAEIQYTINTPDSMEKARMYFAQALKLDPNNVRALYGLFLTTNSCVAKKGTDAMKTCTWTAERIASMFNSNVGEYQKQAVTEMMGSLSITN, encoded by the coding sequence ATGTCAACAGATGAGATCTTAGATTTAGACGTTGCCCGTCAAAAAATGAAGAAGTGGAGAGATGATGGGTATCGCAACAGTGATGAGATTATTAGCTTAGGAGAGTGTATTATTTTAGATCATGCTAATAAACTTGGAGATGAACTATGGTTACTTTATGAACAAGTATGTATAGCAGCCTTTGATTGCAACCGAATGGATCTAGCTCTTAAATGTCTCCGTGCTCTAGACAAGCAGTTTCCTAGATCAAACAGAGTGTTAAAGTTAAAAGCAATGCGTAAAGAAGTTTTAGGCCAATATAATGATGCAAAGCAAATTTATGAAGTTATGCTTGAAGATGATCCAGCAAATCTTTCAATAAGAAAACGACTTATTGcacttacaaaaattaaaaatgatccAGAAGAGACAATATCTGcattaaatgcatatttaaaagatttcatgGCAGATCAAGAAGCATGGATGGAATTAAGTgagctttatataaaacaacaagaaTTTTCAAAAGCTGCTTTTTGTATGGAAGAAGTTATGTTATCACATCCGCACAATCATTTGTACCACCAACGCTATGCAGAAATTCAATATACCATTAACACACCAGACAGTATGGAAAAAGCAAGAATGTATTTTGCACAAGCTCTCAAACTAGATCCTAACAATGTACGTGCTCTTTATGGTTTATTTCTGACTACAAACTCTTGTGTAGCTAAAAAAGGAACAGATGCTATGAAAACATGTACTTGGACTGCTGAAAGGATCGCTAGTATGTTTAACAGCAATGTAGGTGAATACCAGAAACAAGCTGTTACGGAAATGATGGGTAGTTTGTccataacaaattaa